The Apium graveolens cultivar Ventura chromosome 11, ASM990537v1, whole genome shotgun sequence genome has a window encoding:
- the LOC141698603 gene encoding uncharacterized protein LOC141698603 isoform X2: MMPFMAFLYLLMLLSKWRGLPLIKLMNLEKTLCVDKSAQVSSKLKLQLFPVDETSRRALEKVMYRPIRDLKGIPSAKSLVVCLNGYQRQDRDDIMILFFAG; this comes from the exons ATGATGCCATTTATGGCATTTCTCTACTTACTGATGTTGCTGAGCAAATGGAGAGGACTGCCTTTAATAAAACTAATGAACCTGGAAAAG ACTCTTTGTGTTGATAAAAGTGCACAAGTATCATCGAAGCTGAAGCTGCAATTGTTCCCAGTTGATGAAACTAGTCGACGAGCATTAGAAAAG GTTATGTACAGACCTATTAGGGATTTAAAAGGAATTCCTAGTGCCAAGTCATTAGTAGTGTGCTTGAATGGATACCAGCGCCAAGATCGAGATGACATTATG ATCCTGTTCTTTGCAGGATAA
- the LOC141698603 gene encoding uncharacterized protein LOC141698603 isoform X3 encodes MERTAFNKTNEPGKGDNCVDPTENVVPSSETSLQTLCVDKSAQVSSKLKLQLFPVDETSRRALEKVMYRPIRDLKGIPSAKSLVVCLNGYQRQDRDDIMDN; translated from the exons ATGGAGAGGACTGCCTTTAATAAAACTAATGAACCTGGAAAAG GGGATAACTGTGTGGACCCTACCGAAAATGTTGTACCTTCATCAGAAACTTCCTTGCAGACTCTTTGTGTTGATAAAAGTGCACAAGTATCATCGAAGCTGAAGCTGCAATTGTTCCCAGTTGATGAAACTAGTCGACGAGCATTAGAAAAG GTTATGTACAGACCTATTAGGGATTTAAAAGGAATTCCTAGTGCCAAGTCATTAGTAGTGTGCTTGAATGGATACCAGCGCCAAGATCGAGATGACATTATG GATAACTGA
- the LOC141698603 gene encoding uncharacterized protein LOC141698603 isoform X1 produces the protein MERTAFNKTNEPGKGDNCVDPTENVVPSSETSLQTLCVDKSAQVSSKLKLQLFPVDETSRRALEKVMYRPIRDLKGIPSAKSLVVCLNGYQRQDRDDIMILFFAG, from the exons ATGGAGAGGACTGCCTTTAATAAAACTAATGAACCTGGAAAAG GGGATAACTGTGTGGACCCTACCGAAAATGTTGTACCTTCATCAGAAACTTCCTTGCAGACTCTTTGTGTTGATAAAAGTGCACAAGTATCATCGAAGCTGAAGCTGCAATTGTTCCCAGTTGATGAAACTAGTCGACGAGCATTAGAAAAG GTTATGTACAGACCTATTAGGGATTTAAAAGGAATTCCTAGTGCCAAGTCATTAGTAGTGTGCTTGAATGGATACCAGCGCCAAGATCGAGATGACATTATG ATCCTGTTCTTTGCAGGATAA